One segment of Kryptolebias marmoratus isolate JLee-2015 linkage group LG23, ASM164957v2, whole genome shotgun sequence DNA contains the following:
- the LOC108244127 gene encoding small integral membrane protein 11A-like, giving the protein MSINSVSVTQLVTLTAAKMINWKALDNVPLLFYILALKTLLLCLAFAGVKMYQSKKAEAALKKQQAERRRLAQQTQELIDNLKED; this is encoded by the exons ATGAGCATTAATAGCGTTTCGGTTACGCAGCTAGTAACGTTAACAGCAGCGAAGATGATCAACTGGAAg GCTTTGGACAACGTGCCCCTCCTGTTTTACATCCTGGCCCTGAAGACGCTGCTGCTGTGCTTGGCGTTTGCGGGGGTGAAGATGTACCAGAGTAAGAAGGCAGAGGCGGCTCTGAAGAAGCAGCAGGCTGAGAGGAGAAGGCTGGCCCAGCAGACGCAGGAGCTCATCGACAACTTAAAGGAGGACTGA